In Asanoa sp. WMMD1127, one genomic interval encodes:
- a CDS encoding RidA family protein, translating to MIERFHPEGVPAPVVPLSTATKAGDFVFVSGQVATDAENKVYIGDFTREVDGALDNVEAALAAAGARPDQIVKIGAFLSNAILFAPFNEVYRRRFPEAPPARTTVVVAFGHPDVRVEIEAIAYVG from the coding sequence ATGATCGAGAGGTTCCACCCCGAAGGGGTCCCCGCACCCGTAGTCCCGCTGTCGACCGCCACCAAGGCCGGCGACTTCGTCTTCGTCTCCGGCCAGGTGGCGACGGACGCCGAGAACAAGGTTTACATCGGCGACTTCACCCGCGAGGTCGACGGCGCACTGGACAATGTGGAGGCCGCCCTGGCCGCCGCCGGCGCGCGCCCCGACCAGATCGTGAAGATCGGCGCGTTCCTGTCCAACGCGATCCTGTTCGCGCCGTTCAACGAGGTCTACCGTCGCCGCTTCCCGGAGGCGCCGCCGGCCCGCACCACGGTGGTGGTCGCCTTCGGCCACCCCGACGTGCGCGTCGAGATCGAGGCGATCGCCTACGTGGGTTAG
- a CDS encoding IclR family transcriptional regulator produces MPRAPRTSVDDAKPASANYHANALARGLALLEMLAAAPEPLTLTEFSESTALPKSTLVRLLAVLSEMEYLVRVDDRPSYRLGHKVQRLAAAYVSTLDLTVVAERYLQPVAASTGQTANLGVLDGDQVLHICVAEPDRPLRFTTALGARDHTYATGLGKVLLSELPDAQLPAAVPAEPFPAFTENTLVTLADLRKDLKKVSRRGFALDDNERSVGLRCVAVPVRVDGDCLAAVSVSGPAGEFSTARQHAYVAALDEVAKAVTDDPDFVTALRIVHRSLRVAGRS; encoded by the coding sequence ATGCCGAGAGCACCCCGCACCTCCGTCGACGACGCCAAGCCGGCGTCGGCGAACTACCACGCCAACGCGCTCGCCCGCGGCCTCGCGCTGCTGGAGATGCTGGCCGCGGCCCCGGAGCCGTTGACGCTCACCGAGTTTAGCGAGTCGACGGCGTTGCCCAAGAGCACGCTGGTGCGCCTGCTGGCGGTGCTGTCCGAGATGGAATATTTGGTCCGCGTCGACGACCGTCCGTCCTACCGGCTCGGGCACAAGGTCCAGCGGCTGGCGGCGGCGTACGTGTCCACGCTGGACCTGACGGTGGTCGCCGAGCGCTACCTCCAGCCCGTCGCGGCCAGCACCGGGCAGACGGCCAACCTGGGCGTGCTCGACGGCGACCAGGTGCTGCACATCTGCGTGGCCGAGCCGGACCGGCCGCTGCGGTTCACCACGGCGCTCGGCGCCCGCGACCACACCTACGCCACGGGGCTGGGCAAGGTGCTGCTCTCGGAGCTGCCCGACGCGCAACTGCCCGCGGCGGTGCCGGCCGAGCCGTTCCCCGCGTTTACCGAGAACACCCTGGTCACCCTGGCCGACCTGCGCAAGGACCTCAAGAAGGTGTCCCGGCGGGGGTTCGCGCTCGACGACAACGAGCGCAGCGTGGGCCTGCGGTGCGTGGCGGTGCCGGTGCGGGTCGACGGCGACTGCCTCGCCGCGGTCAGCGTGTCCGGGCCGGCGGGCGAGTTCAGCACGGCCCGGCAGCACGCCTACGTCGCGGCCCTCGACGAGGTGGCCAAGGCCGTGACCGACGACCCGGACTTCGTCACGGCGCTGCGCATCGTGCACCGTTCCCTCCGGGTCGCCGGTCGCTCATGA
- a CDS encoding oligopeptide/dipeptide ABC transporter ATP-binding protein gives MTNLLKVEGLSKHFPIRRGVFRRQVGEIRAVDGVDLELDTGETLSLVGESGCGKSTTGRLLVRLLEPTAGKIMFEGADLATLSQRELRAKRRAIQIMFQDPYASLSPRMTVQEIVAEPLRVQGRYADGGADRVRELLELVGLRPEHSRRYSHEFSGGQRQRIGLARALALDPRLLVLDEPVSALDVSVQAQVINQLRGLQDRLGLAYVFISHNLSVVRHISHRVAVMYLGSIVETGTRADIFTAPTHPYTQALLSAIPVPDPTGRDERERITLAGDVPSPSNPPSGCRFRTRCWKAQDVCAQEAPALIDRIGVGHPSACHFPEVPATVGGA, from the coding sequence ATGACGAACCTGCTCAAGGTCGAAGGGCTCAGCAAGCACTTCCCGATCCGGCGCGGCGTGTTCCGGCGGCAGGTCGGCGAGATCCGGGCCGTCGACGGTGTCGACCTCGAGCTGGACACCGGCGAGACGCTGAGCCTGGTCGGTGAGTCCGGCTGCGGCAAGTCGACGACCGGGCGGTTGCTGGTCCGGCTGCTCGAGCCGACCGCCGGGAAGATCATGTTCGAGGGCGCCGACCTGGCCACGCTGTCACAGCGCGAACTGCGGGCCAAGCGGCGGGCGATCCAGATCATGTTCCAGGACCCCTACGCGTCGCTGTCGCCGCGGATGACCGTCCAGGAGATCGTCGCCGAGCCGTTGCGGGTGCAGGGCCGCTACGCCGACGGGGGCGCCGACCGGGTCCGCGAGCTACTGGAGCTGGTCGGGCTGCGGCCGGAGCACTCCCGGCGCTACTCGCACGAGTTCTCGGGCGGGCAGCGGCAGCGCATCGGGCTGGCCCGGGCGCTCGCCCTGGACCCGCGGCTGCTGGTGCTCGACGAGCCGGTCAGCGCGCTGGACGTCTCGGTGCAGGCCCAGGTCATCAACCAGCTCCGTGGGCTGCAGGACCGGCTCGGGCTCGCGTACGTGTTCATCTCGCACAACCTGTCGGTGGTGCGGCACATCTCGCACCGGGTCGCGGTGATGTACCTGGGTTCCATCGTGGAAACCGGCACCCGGGCCGACATCTTCACCGCGCCCACCCACCCCTACACCCAGGCGCTGCTGTCGGCGATCCCGGTGCCGGACCCGACCGGACGGGACGAGCGTGAGCGGATCACGCTGGCCGGAGACGTACCCAGTCCGAGTAACCCACCGTCCGGTTGTCGGTTCCGCACCCGGTGCTGGAAGGCTCAGGATGTGTGCGCGCAGGAAGCGCCCGCGTTGATCGACCGGATCGGCGTCGGGCATCCGAGCGCATGCCACTTCCCCGAGGTTCCAGCCACCGTCGGCGGCGCGTAG
- a CDS encoding ABC transporter ATP-binding protein, protein MSGQTLGTGRSYAESVSNGPLLRIDGLSVEFRTADGVVHAVTDVSLAVAPGEIVAIVGESGSGKTVTAMSVLRLLGKAATVKADAIAFRDTDLRTLSASELRKIRGGPVGMIFQDPMTALNPVMSVGAQVAEAVVLHQRKPDKKAAWQRAIELLRLVGVPDPAQRVKQYPHEFSGGMRQRAMIAMAIANDPDLIIADEPTTALDVTIQAQVLALLKKAQAETGAATILITHDLGIVAELADRVVVMYAGRVVETAGVGELFAEPRHPYTKGLLASLPRMDVDVDQLDPIPGNPPNMADPPAGCAFHPRCPMAREVCETDRPPLFEIGGGRRSACHFHEELAVTS, encoded by the coding sequence ATGAGCGGCCAGACGTTAGGAACGGGCCGTTCCTATGCGGAAAGCGTCAGCAACGGACCGTTGCTTCGCATTGACGGGTTGAGCGTGGAGTTCCGCACCGCGGACGGGGTCGTGCACGCCGTTACCGACGTCAGTCTGGCGGTGGCGCCGGGTGAGATCGTCGCGATCGTCGGCGAATCCGGGTCGGGCAAGACCGTGACCGCGATGTCCGTGCTGCGGCTGCTCGGCAAGGCGGCGACGGTCAAGGCCGACGCGATCGCTTTCCGGGACACCGACCTGCGTACGCTCTCCGCCTCGGAACTTCGCAAGATCCGCGGTGGTCCGGTCGGGATGATCTTCCAGGACCCGATGACCGCCCTGAACCCGGTGATGTCGGTCGGGGCGCAGGTGGCCGAAGCGGTGGTGCTGCACCAGCGCAAGCCCGACAAGAAGGCCGCGTGGCAACGGGCGATCGAGCTGCTCCGGCTGGTCGGCGTGCCCGACCCGGCGCAGCGGGTCAAGCAGTACCCACACGAGTTCTCCGGCGGCATGCGCCAGCGCGCGATGATCGCGATGGCGATCGCCAACGACCCGGATCTGATCATCGCGGACGAGCCGACCACGGCGCTCGACGTGACGATCCAGGCCCAGGTGCTCGCGCTGCTCAAGAAGGCGCAGGCGGAGACCGGGGCGGCGACCATCCTGATCACCCACGACCTGGGCATCGTGGCCGAGCTGGCCGACCGCGTGGTGGTCATGTACGCCGGCCGGGTCGTCGAGACCGCGGGCGTCGGGGAGCTGTTCGCGGAGCCGCGGCACCCCTACACGAAGGGGCTGTTGGCCAGCCTGCCGCGGATGGACGTCGACGTCGACCAGCTCGACCCGATCCCCGGCAACCCGCCCAATATGGCCGATCCGCCGGCCGGGTGCGCGTTCCATCCCCGGTGCCCGATGGCACGGGAGGTCTGCGAGACCGACCGGCCGCCGTTGTTCGAGATCGGTGGAGGCCGGCGGAGCGCCTGTCATTTCCACGAGGAGCTGGCGGTGACCTCATGA
- a CDS encoding ABC transporter permease: MTATTVAAPAGRSPAAAALRRFRKHPAALVSIVFILLVVLAAIFARPLSGHDPNAIDLLNARSGPSGDHLLGTDSTGRDVLSRLLFAGRISLGVGIASAAIAVVVGTLLGAIAGLLGGWVDGLVMRLADVFLSFPSLVVIVVVAGILGPSVLTMVIAIGLFQWPVCGRIVRGVTLSLREQEFVLASRATGAGPLWLMRKHIIPAALPPVSVVATLAVAQAIALEATLSFLGLGVQPPAASWGNMLTDAQSLTVIRSEPWLWLSPGIAVALTVLAVNFIGDGLRDAVDPRSAS, translated from the coding sequence ATGACCGCAACCACGGTCGCGGCGCCGGCCGGGCGCTCACCGGCCGCGGCCGCCCTGCGCCGCTTCCGCAAGCATCCCGCGGCGCTGGTCAGCATCGTGTTCATCCTGCTGGTCGTGCTCGCCGCCATCTTCGCGCGGCCGCTGTCCGGCCACGACCCCAACGCGATCGACCTGCTCAACGCCCGCTCCGGCCCGTCCGGCGACCACCTGCTGGGCACCGACTCGACCGGCCGCGACGTGCTGTCCCGCCTGCTCTTCGCCGGCCGGATCTCGCTCGGCGTCGGCATCGCCTCGGCCGCCATCGCGGTGGTCGTCGGCACGCTGCTCGGCGCGATCGCGGGCCTGCTCGGCGGCTGGGTCGACGGGCTGGTGATGCGGCTGGCCGACGTGTTCCTGTCGTTCCCGTCGCTCGTCGTCATCGTCGTGGTGGCCGGCATCCTCGGCCCCAGCGTGCTGACCATGGTGATCGCGATCGGGCTCTTCCAGTGGCCGGTCTGCGGCCGGATCGTTCGCGGTGTCACGCTCTCCCTGCGCGAGCAGGAGTTCGTGCTCGCCTCCCGGGCCACCGGCGCCGGTCCACTGTGGTTGATGCGCAAGCACATCATCCCGGCAGCGCTGCCCCCGGTCAGCGTCGTCGCCACGCTCGCGGTCGCGCAGGCGATCGCCCTGGAGGCCACGCTGTCGTTCCTCGGCCTGGGCGTGCAGCCGCCGGCGGCGAGCTGGGGCAACATGCTCACCGACGCGCAGAGCCTGACGGTGATCCGCAGCGAGCCGTGGCTCTGGCTGTCGCCGGGCATCGCGGTGGCGCTGACGGTGCTGGCCGTCAACTTCATCGGCGACGGCCTGCGCGACGCGGTCGACCCGAGGTCGGCGTCATGA